In a genomic window of Physeter macrocephalus isolate SW-GA chromosome 14, ASM283717v5, whole genome shotgun sequence:
- the METTL27 gene encoding LOW QUALITY PROTEIN: methyltransferase-like protein 27 (The sequence of the model RefSeq protein was modified relative to this genomic sequence to represent the inferred CDS: inserted 2 bases in 1 codon): MMGGREVRLRWPQDTEAVSHRRMALEEGRSLPEVRARVGASHGITDLAHKLHFYDQWAPDYDQDVATLQYRAPQLAVDCLTRALPGPPHAALILDVACGTGLVAAELQARGFLQLHGVDGSPGMLEQARARGLYQRLSLCTLGQEPLPSSEGTFDAVLTVGALSDGQVPCSAVPELLRVTKPGGLLCLTTRTNPSNLRYKEALEATLARLEQARAWERLGAWPXWTSGNWPPPSSRWGLAPLTATASSPASSICTESRRQPRLRE, translated from the exons atgatgggtgggagggaggtgagaCTGAGGTGGCCTCAGGACACGGAAGCCGTGTCCCACAGGAGGATGGCTCTGGAAGAGGGCCGGAGCCTGCCCGAGGTGCGGGCGCGAGTGGGGGCTTCGCATGGCATCACCGACCTGGCCCACAAGCTTCACTTCTATGACCAATGGGCTCCGGACTATGACCAG GACGTGGCCACCCTGCAGTACCGCGCTCCCCAGCTCGCAGTGGACTGCCTCACCCGAGCCCTTCCAGGTCCACCCCACGCTGCCCTGATCCTGGACGTGGCCTGTGGTACTGGCCTAGTGGCTGCAGAG ctgcagGCTCGGGGCTTCCTCCAGCTGCATGGGGTGGATGGGAGCCCAGGGATGCTGGAACAGGCCCGGGCCCGTGGCCTCTACCAGCGCCTCAGCCTCTGCACCCTGGGTCAGGAGCCTCTACCCAGCTCTGAAG GGACCTTCGACGCGGTGCTGACGGTGGGCGCCCTCAGTGACGGCCAGGTGCCCTGCAGTGCCGTACCTGAGCTCCTGCGAGTTACCAAGCCAG gtgGGCTGCTGTGTCTGACCACCAGGACCAACCCATCCAACCTGCGTTACAAAGAGGCGCTGGAGGCCACCCTGGCCAGGCTGGAGCAGGCCAGGGCTTGGGAACGCCTGGGGGCCTGGCC GTGGACCAGTGGGAACTGGCCACCTCCGAGCTCGAGGTGGGGCCTGGCGCCTCTGACAGCGACGGCTTCATCTCCGGCATCGTCTATCTGTACCGAAAGCAGGAGGCAGCCCAGGCTGAGGGAGTGA